A window of Cyanobacteriota bacterium contains these coding sequences:
- a CDS encoding DUF760 domain-containing protein, which translates to MAFNLNGADFFEADSDDIPSNNPLLRYLQHQSPDVLARVAKSVTSDARQIISHNVQGLVGLLPSETFNVQITTDRENLANLLASAMVTGYFLRQMEQRMELDDAISSVSSLMPQSSHMPEPSDSTTPEHSGEESNA; encoded by the coding sequence ATGGCTTTTAACCTCAACGGTGCGGATTTTTTTGAGGCTGACTCTGATGACATACCATCTAATAACCCACTACTAAGATACCTCCAGCACCAGTCTCCTGATGTTTTAGCGCGAGTTGCGAAGTCTGTTACGTCTGATGCTCGCCAAATTATTTCCCACAATGTGCAAGGGCTTGTTGGCTTGCTTCCTTCTGAAACCTTCAACGTTCAAATCACAACTGATCGCGAAAATTTAGCTAATCTTCTGGCCTCCGCTATGGTTACAGGCTATTTTCTACGGCAGATGGAGCAGCGAATGGAATTAGACGATGCAATTAGCAGTGTATCGTCCCTTATGCCGCAGAGTTCCCACATGCCTGAACCCTCAGATTCGACAACTCCTGAGCATTCT
- the scpB gene encoding SMC-Scp complex subunit ScpB, whose translation MRSLAATIEAILYLKGQPLSIAQIAEYAGCDREAVEDGLIELMADCAHRLSALEVVETDAGYSLQLREEFQPLVKALVPIDLGVGALRTLAAIALKGPISQVDLINLRGSSAYQQVQELVEKGFVRKRRQSDGRSFWLQVTDKFHQYFQINQLPTWSDVENT comes from the coding sequence ATGCGCAGTCTTGCGGCCACAATCGAAGCTATCCTCTATCTGAAAGGTCAACCGTTGTCCATTGCCCAAATTGCTGAATATGCAGGCTGCGACCGCGAGGCGGTTGAGGATGGATTAATCGAACTAATGGCCGATTGCGCCCATCGTCTGAGTGCGCTTGAGGTCGTAGAAACGGATGCTGGCTATAGCCTGCAATTGCGGGAAGAATTTCAGCCTTTAGTGAAAGCTTTAGTGCCGATCGACTTGGGAGTGGGGGCGTTACGGACGTTGGCAGCGATCGCCCTTAAAGGGCCGATTAGCCAAGTTGATCTCATCAATTTACGGGGGTCTAGTGCCTATCAACAAGTCCAGGAGCTAGTGGAAAAAGGGTTTGTGCGTAAACGACGACAGTCGGATGGTCGTTCTTTTTGGTTACAGGTCACCGACAAGTTTCATCAATACTTTCAAATCAACCAACTTCCTACCTGGAGCGATGTTGAGAATACTTAA
- a CDS encoding glycosyltransferase family 4 protein — protein sequence MKILLIHDYAELIGGAEVGALTLRNGFRQRGHDARLFAARTQPNPKTSIADYTCLGTTSRFRGLLQTVNPWAYWRLKQVLADFQPDVVHVRMFLTQLSPLILPLLQPIPSLYHVVWYRPICPRGSKLLPNGTPCQTAAGLACYQNRCLPLQDWLPLMGQMQLWQRWRSAFDCIVANSYAVQQQLLAAGISPVRVIWNGVPVLPARPPLTAPPTIAVAARLVPEKGVDVLLQAVAAISDRIPNLQVLVAGHGPQFPALQQLAHQLGIANQVTLLGHLPRAQVEAHFAKAWVQVVPSRWAEPFGFVAPEAMMRGTAVIASHTGGLAEIVQEGTTGFLVPPGDVDALADALVRVLSDRTLAERLGAHGRERALQHFSESVWIDQFLQLYRTLG from the coding sequence ATGAAGATCCTGCTGATCCATGACTATGCCGAACTCATTGGCGGTGCTGAAGTGGGTGCCCTGACCCTACGCAACGGGTTTCGTCAACGAGGACATGATGCACGACTATTTGCTGCTCGAACTCAGCCAAATCCCAAAACCAGCATTGCCGACTACACCTGTCTAGGGACAACCTCACGGTTCCGGGGTTTGCTCCAAACCGTTAATCCCTGGGCTTACTGGCGGCTGAAGCAGGTATTAGCAGACTTTCAGCCCGATGTGGTGCATGTGCGCATGTTCCTGACTCAACTGTCTCCGCTGATTTTGCCCCTCCTCCAGCCTATTCCTAGCCTCTACCATGTGGTTTGGTATCGACCTATTTGCCCGCGTGGGAGTAAGTTGCTTCCTAACGGTACGCCCTGTCAGACTGCGGCTGGCCTTGCTTGCTATCAAAACCGCTGCCTTCCCTTGCAAGATTGGTTACCCCTGATGGGGCAAATGCAGCTTTGGCAGCGCTGGCGATCAGCCTTTGACTGCATTGTGGCCAACAGTTATGCCGTGCAGCAGCAACTTCTCGCCGCTGGCATTTCCCCTGTGCGTGTCATTTGGAATGGGGTGCCTGTGTTACCGGCTCGACCACCTCTGACTGCACCCCCTACAATCGCTGTTGCCGCGCGGCTGGTGCCAGAGAAGGGGGTAGACGTGTTGCTTCAAGCTGTGGCTGCCATTAGCGATCGCATCCCTAACCTACAAGTGCTAGTTGCTGGTCATGGCCCACAGTTCCCAGCCCTACAACAGCTAGCTCACCAATTGGGCATTGCCAATCAGGTTACCTTGTTGGGTCATCTGCCACGGGCACAGGTGGAAGCACACTTCGCTAAGGCTTGGGTGCAAGTTGTGCCCTCTCGATGGGCAGAACCCTTTGGGTTTGTGGCTCCAGAAGCAATGATGCGTGGAACGGCTGTGATTGCCAGCCACACCGGAGGATTAGCAGAAATTGTGCAAGAGGGCACCACCGGATTCTTGGTTCCGCCTGGCGATGTGGATGCGTTGGCAGATGCTCTTGTGCGGGTTTTGAGCGATCGTACCCTAGCTGAACGCTTAGGCGCTCACGGACGAGAGCGCGCCCTACAACACTTTAGTGAGTCCGTTTGGATTGACCAATTTCTTCAGCTTTACAGAACCCTAGGCTAA